A stretch of Comamonadaceae bacterium M7527 DNA encodes these proteins:
- the ptsP gene encoding phosphoenolpyruvate--protein phosphotransferase, translated as MSFSIHGQAVSRGIVVGRAVLVSAGRMDVAHYFVDPDQITAELQRMAKARDAVVSEIEQVQQRLSGLPATDAPGELTALLDVHLMLLQDDTIAHGVREWIVERRYNAEWALTAQLEVVSRQFDEMEDPYLRERKADLEQVVQRMLAAMAGESASLLEQAKQASQLAQAREPNAERTPLVLVARDLSPSDLLQFKDSVFDGFITEVGGKTSHTAIVARGLDIAAVVGARSASQLIKQDDWVVVDGDAGVVIVDPSPIILEEYVFKQRQATLERERLSRLRHTPSITLDGQRIELLANIELPQDSVAALAAGAVGVGLFRTEFLFMGRLAKGLSKLPDEDEQYAAYKAVIDGMQGMPVTIRTIDIGADKPLERGTRSADEHLNPALGLRAIRWSLAEPAMFLVQLRAILRAAAHGQVDLLIPMLAHVSEIKQTLALIARAKEQLDAQGDVYGHVRLGAMIEVPASAMMAQVFLRYFDFLSIGTNDLIQYTLAVDRVDEAVNHLYDPLHPAVLGLMQQVIEACNAQGKGVCVCGEMAGDTQFTALLLGMGLRSFSMQPTQILAVKQQVLRANTVKLAPWAQQVLASEQPSELVAVR; from the coding sequence GTGAGCTTTTCCATTCACGGCCAAGCGGTTTCCCGCGGCATAGTGGTGGGGCGGGCCGTGCTGGTCTCGGCTGGGCGCATGGACGTGGCCCACTACTTTGTCGATCCAGATCAAATTACGGCAGAGTTGCAGCGCATGGCCAAAGCGCGTGACGCCGTGGTCAGCGAAATTGAACAAGTGCAGCAGCGCCTGAGCGGTTTGCCCGCTACAGACGCGCCCGGCGAGCTGACGGCGCTGTTGGATGTGCACCTCATGCTGCTGCAAGACGACACCATTGCACATGGTGTGCGTGAGTGGATTGTTGAGCGGCGCTACAACGCTGAATGGGCGCTGACTGCCCAGTTGGAGGTGGTGTCCCGCCAGTTTGACGAGATGGAAGACCCCTACTTGCGTGAACGCAAGGCAGACCTTGAGCAAGTCGTGCAGCGCATGTTGGCAGCCATGGCGGGTGAGAGCGCGTCTTTGCTGGAGCAGGCCAAGCAAGCCAGCCAGTTGGCCCAGGCGCGCGAGCCAAACGCTGAGCGCACGCCGCTTGTTTTGGTAGCTAGAGACTTGTCGCCATCTGACTTGCTGCAGTTTAAAGACAGCGTGTTTGATGGTTTTATCACCGAGGTAGGTGGCAAAACTTCACACACTGCCATTGTGGCGCGCGGCCTTGATATTGCTGCCGTAGTAGGCGCTCGCAGTGCCAGCCAACTCATCAAGCAGGACGACTGGGTGGTGGTAGATGGTGACGCGGGCGTGGTCATTGTTGACCCGTCGCCCATCATCTTGGAAGAATATGTGTTCAAGCAACGCCAGGCCACGCTGGAGCGCGAGCGCCTGAGTCGCTTGCGTCACACGCCCAGTATCACGCTAGACGGCCAACGCATTGAATTGCTCGCCAATATTGAGTTGCCGCAAGACAGCGTTGCAGCCCTGGCCGCTGGTGCAGTGGGCGTGGGTTTGTTTAGGACCGAGTTTTTGTTCATGGGCAGGTTGGCCAAAGGCCTTAGCAAGCTGCCAGACGAAGACGAGCAATATGCCGCCTACAAGGCGGTCATTGACGGCATGCAAGGTATGCCGGTCACCATTCGCACCATTGACATTGGTGCGGACAAGCCACTAGAGCGTGGCACGCGTAGCGCCGATGAGCACTTAAACCCTGCACTGGGTTTGCGTGCCATTCGTTGGAGCCTGGCTGAGCCCGCTATGTTTTTGGTGCAACTGCGCGCCATATTGCGCGCCGCCGCGCATGGGCAAGTGGACTTGTTGATTCCCATGCTGGCGCACGTGAGCGAAATCAAGCAAACCCTGGCCTTGATTGCGCGGGCCAAAGAGCAGTTGGATGCGCAAGGCGATGTCTATGGCCATGTGCGCTTGGGGGCCATGATTGAGGTGCCTGCTTCCGCGATGATGGCGCAAGTCTTTTTGCGTTATTTTGATTTCCTGTCTATTGGCACCAACGACTTGATTCAATACACCTTGGCGGTGGACCGGGTAGACGAGGCCGTCAACCACTTGTACGACCCACTACACCCAGCAGTGCTGGGCTTGATGCAGCAGGTTATCGAGGCATGCAACGCGCAGGGAAAGGGCGTGTGCGTGTGCGGCGAGATGGCCGGTGATACGCAGTTTACGGCGCTGCTATTGGGCATGGGCTTGCGCAGCTTTTCCATGCAACCCACGCAAATTCTGGCCGTTAAGCAGCAAGTCTTGCGCGCCAACACCGTCAAACTGGCGCCGTGGGCACAGCAAGTGTTGGCCAGCGAGCAGCCGTCTGAGTTGGTGGCTGTTAGGTAA
- a CDS encoding EamA family transporter has translation MQPSPNQALLLALGAVLLWASLSALGVSLAHVPPFLLTGLGLLVGGIMALPMNGLRLSHWRVPLPLLALGIYGLFGFHFLLFLSLRLAPPVITNLINYLWPLGIVVMAPLFLPRVTWRWSFAAAGLLGFSGAGLAILSGSSGPTAGNTDTVWLGYALALGSAWIWASYSLLSKRATQLTTGHIGTFCMCSAGLALLCHALLEPATSLSVGDLWRIALLGLGPLGGSFFLWNMALRFGDARRIGLLAFLTPLLSTVMLLWQQGQALTWHIALAAALIVAGAWVGHKAQA, from the coding sequence ATGCAACCAAGCCCCAATCAAGCCCTGTTGCTGGCACTGGGCGCGGTGTTGTTGTGGGCCTCACTCAGCGCCTTGGGTGTGTCGCTGGCGCATGTGCCGCCTTTTCTACTCACTGGCCTGGGCTTGTTGGTAGGGGGCATCATGGCGCTGCCCATGAACGGCTTAAGGCTGAGCCACTGGCGTGTACCCCTGCCCTTGTTGGCACTGGGTATTTACGGCCTGTTTGGCTTTCACTTTTTACTGTTTTTGTCGTTGCGCCTGGCCCCACCAGTGATTACCAACCTCATCAATTACTTGTGGCCGCTGGGCATTGTGGTGATGGCACCGCTGTTTCTGCCCCGCGTGACCTGGCGCTGGTCTTTTGCAGCTGCGGGCTTGCTGGGCTTTTCCGGCGCTGGCTTGGCTATTTTGAGCGGTAGCAGCGGTCCAACGGCTGGCAACACAGACACGGTTTGGCTGGGCTATGCACTGGCACTGGGCTCGGCCTGGATTTGGGCCAGCTACTCACTATTAAGCAAACGCGCCACACAACTCACCACGGGTCACATTGGCACGTTTTGCATGTGCAGCGCTGGCCTGGCCTTGCTGTGCCATGCCTTACTAGAGCCTGCCACCAGCTTGTCTGTGGGTGACTTATGGCGTATTGCGCTGCTGGGCTTGGGGCCGCTGGGCGGATCGTTTTTTTTATGGAACATGGCCTTGCGCTTTGGTGATGCCAGGCGCATTGGCTTACTGGCATTTTTAACACCACTGTTGTCTACCGTGATGTTGTTGTGGCAACAAGGCCAGGCGCTGACGTGGCATATTGCGCTGGCAGCAGCGCTCATTGTGGCCGGTGCTTGGGTGGGGCACAAGGCGCAAGCCTAG
- the lipA gene encoding lipoyl synthase, which produces MSEQATTLPAAKPYDATAKQKSGDKVSRIPVKVVQGETLKKPDWIRVRAGSPNTRFYEIKDILRQNKLVTVCEEASCPNIGECFGKGTATFMIMGDKCTRRCPFCDVGHGRPDPLDVNEPSKLGATIAALKLSYVVITSVDRDDLRDGGASHFVQCIEEVRRQSPGTQIEVLVPDFRGRDDRALEILKAAPPDVMNHNIETVPRLYKEARPGSDYAFSLNLLKKFKALFPNVPTKSGLMVGLGETDEEILQVMQDMREHNIDMLTIGQYLAPSGHHIPVRRYVHPDTFKMFEQRAKDMGFSHAAVGAMVRSSYHADVQAHAAGV; this is translated from the coding sequence ATGAGCGAACAAGCCACCACCCTGCCAGCCGCCAAGCCCTACGATGCCACCGCCAAACAAAAGTCTGGCGACAAGGTCTCGCGCATTCCTGTCAAAGTGGTGCAAGGCGAGACGCTCAAAAAACCAGACTGGATTCGCGTGCGCGCGGGCAGCCCCAACACACGGTTTTACGAAATCAAGGACATCCTGCGCCAAAACAAGCTGGTCACGGTATGCGAAGAGGCGTCCTGCCCCAACATTGGCGAGTGTTTCGGCAAAGGCACAGCCACCTTCATGATCATGGGCGACAAGTGCACACGCCGTTGCCCGTTTTGTGACGTAGGCCACGGCCGCCCAGACCCGCTAGATGTGAACGAACCCAGCAAACTGGGCGCCACCATTGCCGCTCTCAAGCTCAGCTATGTGGTCATCACCAGCGTAGACCGCGACGACTTGCGCGACGGCGGCGCAAGCCACTTTGTGCAGTGCATTGAAGAGGTGCGCCGCCAGTCACCCGGTACGCAAATTGAAGTGCTGGTACCAGACTTTAGAGGCCGCGACGACCGCGCATTGGAGATCCTCAAAGCCGCGCCACCAGACGTGATGAACCACAACATAGAAACCGTGCCGCGCTTGTACAAGGAAGCTCGCCCAGGCTCTGACTACGCCTTTAGTCTGAACTTGCTTAAAAAATTCAAAGCGCTGTTTCCCAACGTACCCACCAAAAGTGGCCTGATGGTGGGCCTGGGTGAAACCGACGAAGAAATTTTGCAAGTCATGCAGGACATGCGCGAGCACAACATAGACATGCTCACCATTGGCCAATACTTGGCACCCAGTGGCCACCACATACCCGTGCGCCGCTACGTACATCCAGACACCTTCAAGATGTTTGAGCAACGCGCCAAGGACATGGGCTTTAGCCACGCCGCTGTGGGCGCCATGGTGCGCTCCAGCTACCACGCCGACGTGCAGGCACACGCTGCGGGCGTTTAA
- the lipB gene encoding lipoyl(octanoyl) transferase LipB: MQHFTAHRVDDTPDELWLCEHTPVFTQGLAGLAGHVLDAGDIPIVASNRGGQVTYHGPGQAVAYALIDLKRGGYFVKEYVYRLEEAVIRTLAHFGVVGHRVRSAPGIYVRVANPFDHAQLPSTVPGAYPFVGLGKISALGIKVSRHCTYHGLALNVAMDLSPFERINPCGYAGLQTVDLHTMGVDSSVAQVHALLSQHLNALLEPALQQSQPRSP, from the coding sequence ATGCAGCACTTTACCGCCCACAGAGTAGACGACACCCCAGACGAGCTGTGGCTGTGCGAGCACACACCCGTGTTTACCCAAGGGCTTGCAGGCCTGGCCGGACATGTCTTAGACGCAGGTGACATCCCGATAGTGGCCAGCAACCGGGGCGGTCAAGTCACGTACCACGGCCCAGGTCAAGCTGTCGCCTATGCATTGATAGACCTCAAACGAGGCGGCTACTTTGTCAAGGAATACGTATACCGGCTTGAAGAAGCCGTCATACGCACCTTGGCTCACTTTGGCGTAGTGGGACACCGCGTGCGCAGTGCACCTGGCATTTACGTGCGCGTAGCCAACCCGTTTGACCACGCGCAACTGCCAAGCACGGTCCCCGGCGCGTATCCATTTGTGGGCCTGGGCAAAATCAGTGCACTAGGCATCAAAGTGTCACGCCACTGCACCTACCACGGCTTGGCGCTGAACGTGGCCATGGACTTATCGCCCTTTGAGCGTATCAACCCTTGCGGTTACGCTGGGCTGCAAACCGTTGACCTTCATACAATGGGCGTTGACAGCAGCGTGGCACAAGTGCACGCTTTGCTGAGCCAGCACTTAAACGCATTGCTTGAGCCAGCGCTGCAACAAAGCCAACCGAGAAGCCCATGA
- a CDS encoding DUF493 family protein, with translation MTAPPTDSLITYPCDFPIKVMGSAVPELVPAICHVVRSFDPDFDQATIELRASKGGNYQGITVTVRVHSRHQLDELYRTLSSHPLVKVVL, from the coding sequence ATGACTGCCCCTCCCACCGACTCTCTTATTACCTACCCATGCGACTTTCCCATCAAGGTCATGGGCAGTGCCGTTCCAGAACTTGTGCCGGCCATTTGCCACGTTGTGCGCAGCTTTGACCCCGACTTTGACCAAGCCACCATAGAGCTGCGCGCCAGCAAAGGCGGTAATTACCAGGGCATTACCGTAACGGTAAGGGTGCACAGCCGTCACCAGCTGGACGAGTTGTACCGCACGCTGTCCAGCCACCCTCTGGTGAAAGTGGTGTTGTAA
- a CDS encoding ATP synthase subunit I, with translation MSPWTMLWWQAVVVSLAAAAMWWLVGLVQAKSFGYGGFAVVLPAMLMVVGLRGALMKRLSVHPAGSLIGFALLEAVKLLLSVLLMLAAPQAVTNVSWLALLAGVVVALKVHWLVFALFTMRAKRVV, from the coding sequence ATGTCGCCTTGGACCATGTTGTGGTGGCAAGCAGTGGTGGTATCGCTGGCGGCTGCTGCTATGTGGTGGCTGGTGGGGTTGGTGCAAGCCAAGTCGTTTGGATACGGCGGGTTTGCGGTGGTGTTGCCTGCCATGCTGATGGTGGTTGGTTTGCGCGGTGCGCTGATGAAGCGATTGTCTGTGCATCCAGCGGGCTCATTGATTGGGTTCGCACTGCTGGAGGCGGTCAAGCTGTTGTTGTCGGTGTTGCTGATGTTGGCGGCGCCGCAAGCGGTGACAAATGTAAGTTGGCTGGCTTTGCTGGCTGGTGTTGTGGTTGCGCTGAAGGTGCATTGGCTGGTGTTCGCACTGTTCACCATGCGTGCCAAGCGTGTTGTTTGA